Within the Petrotoga mexicana DSM 14811 genome, the region TGTGTTTAAGATACAGGTGAATAATAGGGATAAGCCCTTTTCCGATATATATGGTGCTACATCTTGTGCTGCTTTGACTGAGTTCTACTCTTTGGATGAGATAGTTTACAAATCCATCGATGATTTAACTCAGTTCGTTATTAAAAAAAGTAAAAACAGATTCAAAGATCCCGTAAAGGTTGCAACACTTCTTAAACAAGCAGCCAAGAATTCGTACAGATTGGATAAAATGGCTTATGAACCTTTGAATATCGCTATCTCTTCTTCTTTAAACGTAATAAAAGCCTTGGAAAAGGAAATAGAAACCGTTGATAAGGCTATTGAAAAAACGGTAAAAGGGCTTAATCCCGTAGAATATCAATCACTCATCTCTGTCAACGGTATCGGTCCTGTTATCTCCTCTGGTATCATCAGTGAGATAGGTACGATAGCTTCCTTTCAATCCCATGATAAGTTGGCTAAGTTTGCAGGACTGACATGGAGAAAACGTCAATCAGGGAATTATTCCTCTGATGAGACAGAAATGACTAAAACAGGTAATCCGTATCTTCGATACTACCTTATCGAAGCTGCTAGCTCCGTTAAAAATCATATCCCTGAGTTCAAAGAGTATTATCGGAAAAAATACTACGAGGTTACCACTCATCAACACAAAAGAGCCCTCGCGCTCACGGCTCGTAAGTTGGTTCGCATGATTTTTGCATTGCTGAGCAAAAATCGA harbors:
- a CDS encoding transposase, yielding VFKIQVNNRDKPFSDIYGATSCAALTEFYSLDEIVYKSIDDLTQFVIKKSKNRFKDPVKVATLLKQAAKNSYRLDKMAYEPLNIAISSSLNVIKALEKEIETVDKAIEKTVKGLNPVEYQSLISVNGIGPVISSGIISEIGTIASFQSHDKLAKFAGLTWRKRQSGNYSSDETEMTKTGNPYLRYYLIEAASSVKNHIPEFKEYYRKKYYEVTTHQHKRALALTARKLVRMIFALLSKNRIYSNY